The Collibacillus ludicampi region CTTGATCGCCGGATTGATTGTGGCGATGCTCTTCGCGGCTTTGGATAACACGATCGTGGGTACGGCGATGCCCCGCATCGTTGGCGAACTCGGTGGACTTGAAGTCATGACCTGGTTGACAACCGCCTATATGTTGACTTCCACCACCATCGTTCCGATCGCCGGTAAGCTCGCTGACCTGTTGGGGCGTAAGGCCGTCTATGTCACCGGATTGCTCGTATTTATCATCGGTTCTGCCCTTTGCGGAACCTCCCAGACCATTTATCAATTAATCGGTTATCGCGCTTTACAGGGCATCGGCGGGGGAGTCATGATGCCGATGGCCATGATTATCGTAGGAGACATGTTTACAGGCGCACAGCGCGCCAAATGGCAAGGGGTGTTCGGTGCTCTTTTCGGCCTTTCTTCGATTGTCGGTCCTCAGATCGGTGGATGGATCGTCGATAGTCTCAATTGGCGTTGGGTTTTCTATATCAATCTTCCAGTGGGTATTCTGGCCACCATTTTGATCAGCCTCGGTTTGAAAAGCCATCGGGCGAAAGGACCTGTGAAGATTGATATCCCAGGGATGATCACGATGATTATAGGTGTTGTGAGCCTCTTGCTCGCTTTGACATTCGGCGGAAAAGACTATCCATGGTCATCGTGGCAGATTCTCTCGCTCTTCGCTCTTTCTGTCGTGTTTCTGATCGCTTTTGCCGTAATCGAAACGAAAGCCAGCGAACCGATATTTCCGCTTTTTCTGTTCAAGAATAAAACATTCGCCCTTTTAAACGGAATCGGATTTCTGATGAGTCTTGGAATGTTTGGCGCCATCATGTTCGTGCCTCTGTTCATGCAAGGGATTATCGGAATCAGCGCGGCTGCCTCAGGCACCGTTATGACCCCCATGATGATCACGATGATTCTTACAAGTATCGTCGGCGGACGGTTTGTGAGAAAAATTGGCGTTCGCACTCAAATCATCATCGGAATGGCATGTATGGCTATCGGTTTTTGGTTACTCTCTACCATGAGCATACACACCGGAAAATTAACCGCGATGAGCTATATGTGCGTCCTCGGCGTCGGGATCGGTCTCGTAATGCCAACAGTGACAATCGCGTTGCAAGAGTCGTTTCCCAAATCGGAACTCGGGGTGGTCACATCTTCCAGTCAATTTTTCCGGCAGATCGGCGGAACGTTCGGCATGACTATCTTAGGAGCGATCATGAACCAGCGGTCGACCGATCTGTTGACTCAACAAATGGTTCCTTTGCTGCAAAAGCTCCCTCCCCAAGCTCATGGGATGGTCGAACAGTTCGAATCCTTGATTCAAACCAACCCGCAAGGGGTCTATTCCCTTCTGTTAAATCCGGATGCTATGCAAAAAATTCCGGCCGCGATGTTACAAAGGGTAGTCCCCATCTTAAAATCTACGTTAGTGGATTCCCTGCACAGCGTCTTTTTGTACGGTTTGGTCTTTGTTCTTCTGGGAGCGTTTCTTTCCCCGCTCTTGAATTCCATCAAACTGTCTGACAAAAAAGAGAAGAGTGTGTCATAATCCATCACAAACATGAAGCCTCCAACTCGTTTTGGGGGCTACTATTCCATACCTCTCCTTTCGTCTCACAGATCTTGATGACCTCAGTCTTACATTCGTTATTAAAAAATTTCCCATGAATAATTCGGAAATCATCATCAAATGATGATAGTTACATGGAATCTCTGTGCAGGAGTGTTTTTCTTGGCAACATTTTGGCAAACGATAATCATTACTTTCATCTGTGTGATTGCAGGACTGATGATTTTTTCCATCTTACTTGTTTTAGTGAGCCGATTCATGATTTCCCTTCTCGTTCATCGAACCCTCGTACGATTTATGTCCGATCGGTATGCAGAGAATTTATGGGAACTTGCTTCCGCCTTGACCCGCATGTCTCCGCAATTGGTACTGGAAAACGCCCTTCGCTCTCATAAAGGGGGAGTGATTGAACGGCCTATGGGGAGTCCGCGCAAGTTTCTTCATCTCGATGGACTTGTTTTTTCTCCCGCTCAGCTCGCGGTTCTTCCCTGTCCTGAAGACATTCCCGTCGAAACGACCACCGTCATCGGTCCGTCAAGCGAGAACCCCCTCGTACTGGATATTCCTCTTCTCATATCGGCTATGGGCTGTGGAGTGGGAGTGAGTGAACAAACGAAGATCGCTTTAGCATTAGGGGCGACCATGGCGGGAACGGCGACGAACACCGGTGAAGGCGGCTTTCTTCCGGAAGAACGAAAACTCGCGAAACACTTAATTATTCAATATCATTCCGGAAAATGGACGAAGAGTCCAGAAATTCTAAAACAGGCAGATATGATCGAAATCCATTTCGGACAAGGGGCATCCGTCGGTGCCCCCAGTCTGATCCCGCCGGAGTATCTACAAGGACGTGCACGTCAAATCATGGGTCTCAAGCCGGAAGAAACAGCTGTCCTGCATTCCCGACATGAAGAAATACAGGAACCTTCGGATCTCAAAAATTTGGTTGATCATTTACGCACTCTCACAGGCGGTATACCGATTGGAGTCAAGATCGCCGCAAGCGGCATGATCGAAAAGGATCTCCAAGTCGCATTGGATGCAGGGGTTGATGTGATTGCAATCGACGGTGGACAAGCGGGAACCAAAGGGAGCTTGCCCATCTTGGAAGACGACTTTGGACTTCCAACCGTATATGCATTATCCCGTGCCGTTCGTTTCCTTGAACAAAGCGGGCAGCGGGAAAAGGTCAGTCTCATCATAGGAGGAGGCCTTTTTACTCCGGGCCATTTTCTGAAAGCGCTTGCACTCGGAGCGGACGCAGTTTATCTTGGCACATCCGTTCTTTTTGCTATGACGCATACGCAAGTGACAAAAACAATTCCGTGGGAACCACCGACACAATTGGTGTTCTACTCCGGAAGCCACAAAGAAAAGTTTGATCCCGCCCGAGCAAGTTTGTATTTATCGAACTTTTTGAACTCTTGCATGGAAGAAATCAAAATAGCTGTCCGTGCCTTGGGTAAATCAAGCATAAAAGAAGTAAATAAAAGTGATCTTGTTGCACTCGATGACCTAACTGCCAAAGTAACAGGAGTGCAATCCGCTTACGAACCGGCCTTGCATGTACACCCATCCTTTCGACAAAAATCTTCCGTGCTTGCCTCCCGTCCTTTCTATAAAACAAAAATTGTGCGATGAAAGAATGAATTCACAGGATGGGAAGCAATATAAGTGTGTAATCGTTATCTTGCGGAAAACGCAGTTTAGACATGTCGAGGTGATCTTGAGATGAAAATGGAAGCCATACAGGAACAGTTGAAGGAATGGGGAGAACTCATCATTACGACGGACGCCGGAGACAGTTATGAAATTCATCTGGGTGACACGAAGTTTGACATGACGAGCCGAGTCATTACAATTTCCACCCCGGAAGCGGAATATATTCTTGACGGGGATTCAATTGAAAGTATTAAGAAGCATTACAGCCACAAGATGGAGCAGTAGTATGTACTTTCTGTTCAAAATGCAAGAGGAGCTAGCTCACTTTAAAGCTGGCTTCTCTTTTTACTGTCAACTATCTTATTGATCAGATCATCATGTATAATAGATAAGTGCATCCAAATATCGGAGAAAGATCTGGAGTGAGATCGGTTGAATTCGTGGAAACGAAATCTTTATCTCATGTGGTTCGTACAATTCGGGGCCGGTATATCGCTGAGTTTTATCTTCTCGTTTGTTCCTTTATACTTGCCGCATCTCGGTGTAACTGGCACCCGCCAAGTCGGGATCTGGTCCGGCATCCTCATGGGAGCTGCTCCGCTGTTTGCCGCGCTTCTCGGGCCTTTCTGGGGGAATCTTGCCGATAAACATGGACGCAAGATCATGGTGGAACGGGTGCTTTTGAGTAACATCGCTGTCGTCATCGCCATGGGATTTGTCACAAACGTGTATCAGTTCCTCGCGTTGCGTATCCTTCAAGGCATACTCGGGGGATTTACCTCGGCGGCGATCGCGTTGGTGACTTCCTTTACCCCCAGAGAAAAAACCGGGTATGCACTAGGGATCTATCAAACCGCACAAATCGTGGGTTCCGCTTCAGGCCCAATGATCGGAGGCTTTCTGGCGGATGCGTTCAACTACCGCTTTCCTTTTTTCTTTATGAGCGTCGTCAGTCTGACTTCTTTTCTCGTCGTCTTTTTTCTGGTGAAGGAACCTCCTCTCCGAGGAAACGTCAAAAAGTCGGAATCCTTTGTCCGAAGTCTTTCCGCCGTTACCCATATACCCGGTTTAATGCCCATGGCCTTTATCAACTTTCTCATCCAATTCGGACTGATGATCATCGCACCGATCGTCCCTCTCTACATCAAGTCCCTTTCCCACGAAGGGGCTTATGTCGCAACGATCACAGGAATCATCCTGGCGCTCGGTGGAGCGGCCGCCGCACTTTCCTCCGTCATAACGGGAAGAATCGGCGATCGCGTGGGACACCGCAGAATTTTGCTCACATTATCGATGGGAACCGGTATCATGTTCGGATTGACAGCTTTGGCCTCCTCGATTTTCACATTTGGACTGGCAAGAACAGCGACCGGGCTCTTTCTTGGAGGGTTAATGCCGACGAGCAATGCGCTGATTTCACAGTTTGTTACGGAAGAAAAACGGGGAGTAGCTTTCGGTGTCACCACAAGTATGACCTTGCTGGGTAATGTTCTTGGCCCATTGGCAGGCGGTTGGTTATCGGGCGTCATCGGGTTGGCCGAAACGTTTTTGGTTACGATGGGATTGTTTCTCATCACAGCACTCTGGGTCTGGACGCACAATCCACAAAAAATGCTCAAACAATCGGAAGGATGATCCATCATGCAAGAGCTTTATTTTTACGCCTTGCTCTTATTCACGAGCATGCTTTGGGCAGGAAACTTCGTCGCGGGAAAATTCCTGGTGGGCCACGCATCGACTTTAACACTGACGGAAATGCGCTGGGGACTCGCGGTTCTCTGCCTGATTCCTTTCGTTTGGCTGCGAGAAAAGCGCTTATTTCCTTCGCGAAAGGCGCTTCTTCCCCTTTTTTTCATGGGCATTACGGGTGTCGTCTTGTTCAATATGTTCATGTTCCTCGCATTGGAAAAGACGTCTGCTGACAACGTGGGTCTACTGTCAGCGTTGAACCCTGTTTCGATCGCGCTTGCCTCTTTTGTTATCCTGCATGAGAAATTGAAATGGCAACAAGTTGGCGGCATGTTGGTATCTCTGCTCGGCGTGATCATCGTCATTACGCACGGGGACTGGCAGAAACTCTTGCGCTTTCACTTCAATACGGGTGATCTTTTCATGCTCGCGGCCGTAGGTACATGGGGACTTTATTCTGTCGCAGGGAAAAAAGCGATGCAATATGTATCTCCCTACATGTCAACGTTATGGTCGGGGATTATTGGCTGTCTTCTTCTCCTCCCTTTCGACCTCTTTTCATTCGAAGTGAAAAACACGAACCCGGCCTTCTGGATCGCTACCTTATACGTGAGTGTAGGCGCCACCGTTTTAGCGATGGTGTTTTGGAATCTCGGAGTCCAGAGAGTTGGAGGGACGAGATCAGGGGTGTTTCTCAATTTCAATCCCATTTTTACAGCCATTCTGGCTTTCTTTTTCTTGAAGGAGCACATGAACCTCATACAAGGAATCGGAACCTTGTTGGTCATCGGCGGCGTGTATTGGTTTACCATGCAAAAAAAGGAGCGAGCGGAAACAGTCCATGCCACGTCTTGTGAGATCAACAGATGAGCCGTCTTGCTTTGTGTGATTTTTGAAAATGAGTGCTTGGGTGGATGTATCGCTTTGCGCTTGGGTTCAATGAGAATCTTATAAAAACCGGAGTGCCTGCAAGCACACCGGTTTTTTATTCATCAGAATGAGTATTTTTCTTGTGATTCACACATGCTATTAAAAAGTTGGTATCCATGAAAAGGATGATCGACATTGCGCAGAACAGCAAAGTTATTCCGTAAAAAACAACCAATCGTTATCGATCGGTTGGAAGAGGGAACGGCCAAGTATCGCGGGCAACCGTTGCCCAGTTGTATCGAGCAATCGATTGATTTTCTACAAAACGTCCTGGGGAAAAGCAGCGATGTGATTATCCACCGGTTTGAAATACCAAGTCCTGCTAAGCAACGTGCCGCACTGGCATATATCGATGGACTCGTCAAACAAGAAGCAGTGAATGATTTCATTTTGCGACCTTTACTGCGAGCAGATGTTCCTTACGAGGAGAATCGCTTGCAGACACCCGTGTGGGAGCGCATTCCCATGAGCGATACCCGCTTTCTCGACGACTGGCAACAGGTCCTGCGTGCGGTGTTATCGGGAGACACGGTGATCTTCTTCGATCAGCATGAACGTTGTCTCTCAGTTTCGACAAAGGGATGGGAGAAAAGAGGCGTAGAAGAACCTAGCACGGAATCGGTCGTCAGAGGCCCTCGCGACGGTTTGACAGAAACGTTGCGTATTAATACGGCACATATCCGCAGGAGGGTCAAAGACCCGAATCTGCGAGTGCAAAACGTGAAAGTCGGTTATCGCACAGACACCGATGTGGCGATTCTCTATATTGAAGATATCGCCAATCCAAAGATTCTTCAGACCATTCGTTCCCGTATTGAAAACATCGAAATCGACGGGGCTTTTGAAAGCGGGTATATCGAACAGTTCATCGAAGATCACCCGTGGTCTCCTTTTCCCCAAATCCAAAATACGGAGCGCCCGGACAAAGTGGCCGCCTCCCTATTGGAAGGGAAAATCGCTATTCTCGTCGACGGAACACCTTTTGCTTTAATCGCACCCGCGATCTTTTCCCAGTTTTATAACAGCCCGGAAGATTATTATGAACGGTTTCTGATAGCCACATTGATCCGTTTTATCCGGATCATCAGTATGTTAATGGCTCTGATGCTGCCATCTTTATATATTGCATTTTCCTCTTTTCACCCGGAGATGATTCCATCGAAATTGGTCATCGCCATGGCTGCAGGTCGTGCGACTGTTCCGTTCCCGTCAGTACTTGAAGCATTCTTAATGGAGGTAACGATGGAGATCTTGCGTGAGGCGAGCGTACGTCTGCCGGGGCCCGTTGGACCGACCATCGGCATCGTAGGCGCCTTGGTCGTAGGAGAATCTGCCGTCCGCGCCGGTATCGTCAGCCCTATCATGGTGATTATCGTAGCCTTGACCACGATCGGATCGTTTGCGTCGCCAAGCTATAGTGCAGCCATCTCTTTGCGCATGCTTCGTTTTCCCATGATGTTGTTTTCCGGAACATTCGGGTTGTATGGCGTCATGTTGTTCCTGATTATCATTATCATCCATCTTTGCAGTATTGAATCGTTCGGTGTCCCCTATTTAACTCCATGGGCGCCTCGAATGTTTTCCGGTTGGAAAGATACTTTTTTCCGCACACCTTTGTATCGATTGTTGAAGCGTCCGCTATATACGCTGCCTCAAGAATCCAACCGAACGTCTGATACTGTTACACGCAAAGGAAAGAAGAGGGGCAAGAAAGGAGACACCAATGAACAAACAGAATCTTTCGATCGAAACGGATAAATTTACGCCGAGCCAATCCATGTCTTTGATTATCAGCTCGATCATCGGTGTGGGGATTCTGCTTCTTCCGCGGACGACCAGCAAGTATATGTTCCAGCAAGGCTGGATAGCTATGGTAATCGGCTTGTTCGCGACATTATGCTTCACCTGGGCGATCACAAAGCTGATTACCCACATGAGAGGGAGGATATTTGCCGATTATGTAATCCATATTTTAGCACCGACACGGTATCCCTGGATTGGAAAATTAATTGGAATTCCTCTCCTTTTCGCTTTTGCAGGGTTATGGTTGCTCTTGACCGCTTTGGTCTCTCGTGCGTTCGGAGAAGTGGTGATCACAGCTGTTTTAGTCAATACGCCGCTCGAAGTGATTGTTACCAGCATGCTTTTGGTAAGCTTGTATTTATGTATGAAAAAAGAGATCGTTGTTGCCCGGGTGAATGAATTTCTCATTCCCGTAATGATCGTACCCCTCTTGATCTTGGCTCTTTTATCTTTTCAAAATGCAAATGTTTATCATTTAATGCCTTTGTTTCCTCTCGAGACAAAAGGAATTCCGAAATCACTGGTAACAACCATTTTTGCATTCCAGGGATACGATATCATTTTGCCGTTTGCCTCACGTTTTTCCCAAAATGTCAAGTATATGCGGGCCAATCTGTTGGGGATCTGGGTTGTTGGCATTTTGTATATTTTAGTCGTCATTGCCGGATTGCTCGTATTTGGATATGAAGAATTGCAACGACAGACATGGCCGACTTTGGAATTGGTCAAAACGGTGAACGTCCCTGTCTTTATTCTCGAGCGAATGGAAGCCGTCTTTATCGGCGTCTGGGTCGCCGCCATTTTTACGACAGCAGCCAACTACTATTATGCGGCATCGAAACTGATTTGTGATATCTTTCATATCCGAAAGTTATTTTACGTGGCATTGGCCTTCGCGCCCCTTTTATATTTCGTCGCGATGCATCCACGCAATCTTTTCGATCTGCTTGCATACCTCGATCGCATTTCATGGATTTGGTTTTTTATGGGCAGCGTTATCCCTGTCTTTTTCTTAGGGTTATCTTTTTTGCGGACCGGGGGACTGCCAAATGAAACCGTACGCAAAAGTCTTAAGTCTCTCCATCCTGATCGCGATGTTTCTCACCGGATGTTGGGATCAGGTGGAGCTGGAAGAACGGACCTCTGTTATCGCATTCACTGTGGATATCAATCAAAAAAACCCCAAACTCCTTGATGTATCGATACAAATCCCTATTCCGATCAAGATCGTAGGAGCGGGCGGTGGAGGAGCGGCAGAAGGCGGTCGAGAAGCAGTGAAAGTGATGACCGGATCGGGCTCAACGATTTCGGAAGCCAAGCAAAACATTCAGAAGAATCTCAATCAGCGATTATTTTTCGGGCATACACGTGTGGTCGCTATTAGCTCAGAAGTGGCGAAAACGGATATCTCCGATTTTGTCGATAACATGCGTCGTTTTCCTCAGATCAGACGTCTGTTGGTTCCTGTGATTGTTCCGGGACGTGCATCGCAAATCCTTGAAAAAGACCCGAAGCTAGAACAGATCCCCGTCATGTATATCAAGGAAATGATGGAATCAGGAGCAAAAATACAACTCATTCCCGATATCAGTTTGGGAGAATTTTTCATCAATATGTCTGATTCCTCGATCCATCCGATCATGAATATGGTAACTCCAACAGATAATGGGTTTAAATGGTCAGGTGTGGCGGTCTTCAATGGCCCGAAAATGGTAGGACAGTTGAATGATGAAATGGTTTGGGCGTACATGAATCTGCATGAAAATCATCCAGGCGGGGATATCAAAATTCCGTGCTTTGATGAGAAAGGGAAATATTCGGTGTTCCACGCGCGTAAGGCAAAAACAAAGGTTAAAGTGGAAAAGAAGAACCACCAGATTCACGCCTATTATCAGGTGGATGTCGAAGGAGATATCAGAGAATCGGAATGCAATCTCGACTTTAACAATGAAGAGATCATCAACAAGATTCAAAAGTCTGCCGCAGAGGTATATGAAGCACGCGCAAAAAAAATGATCCAGTATGTGCAAAAAGATATCCGTGCGGATGCAATCGGTCTCGGATTCATCGTCCGAGCCCGATACCCTGAGATTTGGAGAGCGGTCAATTGGGAACAGGAGTTTCCAAACGTTCAGATCCATGTAACATACAAAGTCAACATGCGGAGGTTTGGCATGGTCATCGGAAAATCGCGGTAGCCCCATGTCATGAGGAACGCCATCGGATGGACGAAAAGCGATTCACCCATCCGAACGGATCACCAATTGCTGTTGTTCATTAAAGAGGGTAGGATATGTTAAATAGCCGAGCGCAATGCTCGTCAATGCGGCGGAAGCGATAAAAGCGAAAACGATGAGCAATTGATACCGCACCGCTTGTACGGGATCCGCTCCAGCGATGATCTGTCCCGTCATCATGCCGGGGAGTTGAACGAGTCCCATCGTCTTCATCCCATCGATCGTCGGGATCATAGCCGCGCGAATCGCTTGTTTCAAAACGAAGCGGCTGGATTGCCTGGGGGTGGCACCAAGCGACAAGAGGACGAGGATCTCGTTTTTGCGCGCGTTCGCTTCCGCTTGCAGTCGGTTGAGCAATAAACCGGAAACGACCATGGCATTTCCTATGATCATGCCGCTGATCGGGATGATATATTGCGGTGTCCATGAAACCACATGGAGCCCTACTAATAATCCCTGCGTAATGAGTTCCGTTAATGTGATGGCGGCAAGCACGCGCCAAAATACTTGCGGCAATCCTTTTCCGCGTTTGCTGGCATTTTGGGCAGCCACAAGAATCATGACCGTGACGATCAGGAGGATGAACCATACATGTTGCGCGGAAAAGACGATTTGCAAAATATATCCGATCACAAGTAACTGTACCGCGGAGCGAACCGTCGCGATCAACATGTCTTTTTCCACGCCAAGCTTCAACCCAATCGACAAGAGCATCGCCAAAACGACAAAAGTAAGCGTCACCCCTAATGAGAAGAGACTCACCTTCCTTCACCTCCTGACAATTCTCCGGATAGAAAAAGGCGCGTCGTTTCTGTGGCAGGATTCTCAAACAGCGACGTTGTTTCCCCTTGTTCGATTATTTGTCCTTGTACAAGAACCCACGTGATATCGCCGACGCGTCTTGCCTGTTCCAATTGATGGGTAATCCAAACGACTGTGGTTCCACGCTCGCGGTTCCACTCACAGATACACGTCTCCACTTCGCGTGCGGATGTCGGATCAAGCGCGGATGTCACTTCATCAAGCAACAGAATCGACGGTTGCGTGACCAGTGTCCTGACCAATGCCACCCTTTGTTTCTGCCCGCCGGACAATTCTTGCGCGTCCCTATGTAAAATCTCTCCGGGCAATCCGACTTTCTCCAGATATTCTTCCGGTCTTTCCACCGTTTTACCAGAAATCTTGGCGCCAATTACGATGTTGTCATACACGGTTCCGGGAAGCATCGTCGGCGTTTGAAACACCATGCCTACATGTCTGCGTAATGAGGGAGTCGCCCAGTGACGAATCTCTTTTCCATCCACGAAGATGCGCCCTTCATCCGGAGTTAGCAGGAGGTTGCATAACGAGAGCAGAGTGCTTTTGCCCGATCCCGAAGGTCCGATCACGGTCAGAATGCTTCCGTGTGGAACCTCCCCGCAGATATCATGTAAGACCCGAACTGCCTCCCCCTTCGTGTGAATCGTTTTGCTCACATGCTCGAAGCGAAGGGCTGCCGACGGTTTTGTACATGCATCCATAGGAAACACCTCAACTAACGGTTCCGTATCTTGCTTTTTCGCCTCATCCAGGAGACCAGCATATTCATCGTACCCGTTCCGTTTCGATTCTACAAGCAAAAAAGCCGTGATCTGCTTGAACAGAACACGGACTTTTACAAACACTTCGATTAAAGGCCTTCAAATAACAACACGCGGGCGGGAGCAGCATCTGTACCGGTCAAATGTAAGGGTGCCGCCACCATAAAATAATTTCCTTCCGGTACATGGCGTAAGCGCAAACCCTCGATGATCACAATATCGTTTTCGAAAAGCGTTTTATGCGTGGGATGTCCAGGCTGGCTCCGTTCGATTCCGAGAGAATCGATCCCGACTCCCCTGATTCCCTTCTCGGCTAAAAAGCGGGCTGCATCTTCCTTCACATAAATAAATTCGAAATTGAATGCTTCATCGAACGAATTCTTCGTTTTGAAAAGTAAAAATTCCCCTTGTTGAATGTCGATCTTTTCCAAATCCTCGCGCGTGATTCCATCTGTCACTTCCGTGAGATCGACAACTCGACAGGAACCTACGAGGCGTTCGAGCGGAATGGTTTCAAGCGTCGGCCCGTCCTCAACCATATGTAAGGGGGCATCTACATGTGTCCCCGTATGAACATCCAAACGAACGCGCGATTCGCTGACATATCCCGATTGTACCCTCTCAAAGGAAGGTTGTTTTTCCGGTTTGTTCTTATAAACAGACATTCCGGAAAAAATGGGCATGGTCACATCGTAAATTTTATACATTATGAAAACACCTCAACTGCTTTATGAACCTTCTGTACACTTTTTAATTCTTCCGGTGATTGGCCTGAAACAGGCCACCAGTGAAACCCGTCTTTTCGCAACAACTGATTCGCTTCCTCGGGTCCCCAAGTTCCGGCCGTGTAGTGCGCGAGATCACTGGTACTCGTTTCCCAAGCGGCGGAAATCGCGTCGACAAACTTCCAAGCCAGTGAAACTTCATCCCATCGCGTAAAAAATGTGGAATCGCCGTGCATCGCATCATAGAGTAAACGTTCATACGCTTCCGGCGTACCTTCCGCACAATTTTGACAGAAATCCATAGCAACCGGAATGATTCCTCCCTCTGTTCCCGGTCGTTTCACATT contains the following coding sequences:
- a CDS encoding ABC transporter ATP-binding protein — encoded protein: MFVKVRVLFKQITAFLLVESKRNGYDEYAGLLDEAKKQDTEPLVEVFPMDACTKPSAALRFEHVSKTIHTKGEAVRVLHDICGEVPHGSILTVIGPSGSGKSTLLSLCNLLLTPDEGRIFVDGKEIRHWATPSLRRHVGMVFQTPTMLPGTVYDNIVIGAKISGKTVERPEEYLEKVGLPGEILHRDAQELSGGQKQRVALVRTLVTQPSILLLDEVTSALDPTSAREVETCICEWNRERGTTVVWITHQLEQARRVGDITWVLVQGQIIEQGETTSLFENPATETTRLFLSGELSGGEGR
- a CDS encoding cyclase family protein → MYKIYDVTMPIFSGMSVYKNKPEKQPSFERVQSGYVSESRVRLDVHTGTHVDAPLHMVEDGPTLETIPLERLVGSCRVVDLTEVTDGITREDLEKIDIQQGEFLLFKTKNSFDEAFNFEFIYVKEDAARFLAEKGIRGVGIDSLGIERSQPGHPTHKTLFENDIVIIEGLRLRHVPEGNYFMVAAPLHLTGTDAAPARVLLFEGL
- a CDS encoding ABC transporter permease, whose protein sequence is MSLFSLGVTLTFVVLAMLLSIGLKLGVEKDMLIATVRSAVQLLVIGYILQIVFSAQHVWFILLIVTVMILVAAQNASKRGKGLPQVFWRVLAAITLTELITQGLLVGLHVVSWTPQYIIPISGMIIGNAMVVSGLLLNRLQAEANARKNEILVLLSLGATPRQSSRFVLKQAIRAAMIPTIDGMKTMGLVQLPGMMTGQIIAGADPVQAVRYQLLIVFAFIASAALTSIALGYLTYPTLFNEQQQLVIRSDG